CGTGGCAGCCGTAGGAGAGCAGCGCCAGGGTCTGCATGCCGCTGTTTGAGCTGGCGGGCGAGGTATGGCCAAACTTGATCAGGCCCCAGGCCTCCTTGCCGCCGTGGGCCTTCCAGCCCTTGTCATCGAGCAGGGCGTCGTGGAAGCCCTGCCAGAAGCCCTGCCTGGGCAGGCCGCTGGGCCAGAGCGCGCTGGCGCGGTCGGCCCAGGCCACCAGCACCAGCGGCGTCACCACCAGCGGCTGGGGCGCATCCGCGCCGCCCAGCACCACATCGCCCGCCCTGGCGCGCAGCAGGTCGATCTGGGTCTGGCTGGCCGGGCTGATCGCCGCCGGGGCCGCGCCCGCGCCCCAGCTCTGCGCGGCCACCCGCTCCACGATCTCGTTCGAGCCGAGGCCCACCAGATTCACCTGGATGGGGCGGCCATCAACCGTGGGCGCGGTGGCGGCGAACTGGGCGATAGCAGCCTGGAGCCACTGCTCTTTCTCGGTGCTATACCAGAGCGTCAGCACCACCGGCTCGCGCTTGGGCTCGATCGGCACACCCGCCAGCCCGCTGCCCAGCGGCGCACCCAGCAGCCGGGCCGCCGTCACCAGCACCGCCACCAGAAGAAATGCCGTACCGATCATTCGGGAAAGACGCAGCATCATCAACCTCATAGGCTAGGGCGCACCAGTGGCAGCGCCTATCGGGCACAGTAGCTCGGCTCAGAGCCGCCCACTGTAGTGTACGAATCGGGGCGGGCCTTCGTTGCAAGAAGAAAAGGCCGAAGAGCGTCCCGCACCCTTCGGCCAGCCCACCAGAGCAGTATGCGCCAGCGCCTATGGCGTGCCATTGAAGGTCATATACAGATCCACCCGGTTGCCGCTGGAGAGGCCACGATAGTGGTAGCCATAGACACCCAGCGCGTTCTGAAGGGTAAACTTCACCGTGTAGGCGATCCGCCCGCTCTTATTGGCCTGCACATTGCCCATCAGGTAGTACGATCCGTCGGGGGTCGTCACCCACAGCTCGGCCTGCTCGCTGGCGCGGAACCCGCTGCCGCCCAGGTTGAACTGGGTGCTCTGGCCGCCCTCGGCGGGGCTGACGCTGCCGTTGCGGTTGGCCGGGCGCGGCGTGCCGATCGGCGCGTAGAAATCGCTGGTCAGCTTAAACAGCGCTGTCACCGCGCGCTTGGTGTTCTTGCCCTGGGCCGTGGCCAGCCACACGCCCTGCAGGTTGGCCTGCGGCTTCACCACCACGCGCATGCCGCCGCCGCCGTCGCGCTGCACCGCCCCATCGCTCACCGACTCCAGGCCAGCGCCGTTGGGCTTGGTGAGCCACACGCCCACCTCCTCGTTGGGGTCGAACCCGGCGGCGCTAAACACAAAGGCGCTGCCCGGCACCGCCGCCAGCGGCGCGATCGAGCCGCGGCCCATGGGCTGCAGCGTGGTATGCAGCATCTCGCCCAGCTTGTTGGGGTCGCCCACCGCACCGATCACGGTGAAGTAGCCGATGGCAACCCGCCCGCTCTTCTCGCCCCGCGCCGAGATCGCCCAGCGCCCGTTGCTAAAGTCGCCGCTGGTGAAGCTCACCTGCGACCCAGTGATCGAGCCTGCGCCGCTGGCGGTGGGCTTGCGCTTGATCGAGCGCACCTTCATATCCGGCGATGTCAGCCACAGCGTCACCGGCTCGCCCGCCTGGAAGCCCTCGCCCTGGATGGTGAAGACCTGGCCAGGAGCGCCGCTTGCGGGCACCACCCGCGCGGCGGCGGATGTGCTGCCGTAGCTGTCGCTGCCCGCCCCAGTGGGTAGCGGCACGCCATCCTCATCCAGCGGAGCGCCCGGCTGGGTGTCGGCGGGCCAGGCCGCCAGCAGCTGCGGCGGCGCGAGCAGGCGGCCCAGCAGCGACAGGCGCACCTCGCTGCCCCACAGCTCGAACTTAGCGCGCTCGGTCCACTGCACGGTGTGGGTGCGCCCATCGGACTGCACCTCGCCGTACTCGTTGGTGAGCGGCACGCCGAAGATGGCGGTGCCGCCGTACCTCTGCCAGTAGGCCTTGAACGCGCCGCCCATCGCGCCCGAGGGCTGCTGGATGCCCGTCACCTCTGCGCCAAGGCGGCCAAGATCCACAAAGCCCTGGTTGTTCTGCACACGCAGCTCAAAGCGGGCGCGCTCAAAATACTGCACCAGCTTGCCGTCGGCGCGGCGGATATACTCCTCGGTGATCGGCAGACCAAAGATCGCCACACCGCCCTTGCTCTCCCAGTAGGTGCGAAACACGCCCTTGAGGTAGTGCCCCGTCTGCGAGAAGTAGCGCGCCGGGGTCTGCGCCTGCGCCCGTGTCGGCAGCGCGCCTATCAAGATGGCAAGGATCAGCACCACCATCGGCGCACGCCGCAAAAGACTATGGCGTCGGTCCATCCTAGCTCCTATTCATCATGTCAAAGCGTTATGTATCCGTGTGAAAGATCTGCTGTATCTTATAATTTTCTTTTTGCGCTTGTCAACAGGTATACCACCAGGATCTATCAAAATAAACGATAGGGGTGCGATCTTTTCTATGCGTAGGGGGAAGAAAGTCTGACACAAAAAAAGCGCGGGGCCACACTGCCCCGCGCCTCTACGCCTAATCGCCAATGATTAGGGATAAGCCAACCAGAGAATTCCTACCATGGCACCTTGCTCAAAGGGTGGCTTCCAACCATTGGCGGCCCCGGCTAGTTCCGCCGGGCATCATCGTCAACTGCCAGCGCCACGTCCTCAAAATCCGTCTCCGACGCCTCGGTGCCCAGCAGATCTGCGGCAATAAAAGCAGCCAGATGCGGCGAGAGCCGACCATTCTTCACGCCTTCTTCGAGCGTTTCGAGTAGGTCTTGCTGTGTCATGGCCAGAACCTCCTTGTATGGTATGTGCAACATCGACAAAACAATATGTATAGCACCAGGTGCTGCTACATCAGCTCCACTGCCAGCGCCACGGCCTCGCCGCCGCCGATACACAGCGAGGCGATGCCACGCTGGCCGCCCCGCTGTCGCAGGGCATAGATCAGCGTCACCAGCACGCGCGCGCCCGACGCGCCAATCGGGTGGCCCAGCGCGATCGCGCCGCCGTGCACATTCAGGCGATCGACATCCAGGTTCAGGGCGCGGGCGTTGGCCACCGACTGGGCGGCAAACGCCTCGTTCAGCTCGAACAGGTCGTAGTCATCAACCGTCGTACCGGTCTTCTCCAGCAGGCGGCGGACGGCGAACGGCGGCGCGGTGAAGATCTCCAGCGGCTTCACGCCCGCCTGGGCCGTGCCCATGACCCTGGCCAGCGGCTGCAGGCCCAGATCGCGGGCCTTCGCGCCGCTCATCAGCACCAGCGCCGCCGCGCCGTCGGTGATGCCGGGGGCATTGCCCGCCGTCACCGTGCCATCGCTGGTAAACGAGGGCCGCAGCTTGGCCAGCGCCTCCATACTGGTGTCGCGACGGGGCGGCTCGTCGGCGCTCACCGTGGCGGTCTTGCCACGGCCCAGCGCGATCTCCACCGGCGCGATCTCGTCGTTGAACAGGCCCGCATCCTGCGCGGCGATCGCGCGGCGGTGCGACTCGAAGGCGTAGGCATCCTGGGCTTCGCGGCTCACATCCTGGGCGCTGGCGATCCACTCGGCAGAGAGGCCCATGTGGTGGTTCTCGAACGAGCACCACAGGCCATCGTGCACCGTCGCATCCAGGATCTCGCCGTGGCCAAGGCGGTAGCCGCTGCGGCCCTGGGGCAGCAGGTACGGCCCGCGCGACATGTTCTCCATGCCGCCCGCCACTGCCACCTGGGCATCGCCCGCGCGGATCAGCGCGGTGGCCAGCATCACGGCCTTCAGGCCGCTGCCGCAGACCTTGCTCACGCCCATGGTGCTGACGCTATCGGGCAGGCCACCGGCCAGCGCGGCCTGGCGGGCGGGGGCCTGGCCCAGGCCGGCGCTCACCACATTACCCATGATGCACTCATCCACCAGCGCGGCATCGACCCCTGCCCGCGCCACCGCGGCGCGCACCGCGTGGCCGCCAAGGGCGGTCGCCGACATATCCTTATATGCGCCCTGGAACTTGCCAATGGGCGTTCGTGCTGCGCTCACAATCACAACATCCTGATCGTGCATGATGCGCTCCTGTATCTTTGAGATCTGCTAGAAAAAAAACCCCTTCGGCGCACAAACCGCAGGGGAGTGCTCGACACCACACCGTGTACGATCCATTTCAGGCAATATGATAGCAGAAATCTGCGGGTCTATCAACCAGCAATTTACGGCTTCCCAATGGCAAAAAAACCGAGGGGCGGTCCTACATCATGTGATGTTAGGATCGCCCCCGCTTCCGTGCTTTTCAGGATGTGCTACTTCAGCAGATCATCCAAAAATGCCCGATCTTCCTCGTCAGTCTTTGCACTCTTCGCGCCGATCAGGCGGCTGAGCAGGCGCTCATCGGCAGCCTTGTTGGTGTGGCTGGCCCCAAACATGGGCACCAGCGCCAGCCGAACCGGGGGGATCGCTAGCAGGCCGCCCATCAGCACCAGCACCACCGCCACCCACATCACCATCATCGGCAGCGAGTCGCCCTCGCCGGTGGTCGGCAGCCGCTCCGGCGACTCTTTGGCCGTCAGAGTCGGGGCCTTAGCCGGGGCCTCGGCCACCGGGGCCTCGACGACCACAGGGGCAACCGCCGTATCGGGGGCCACCACCGGGGCGATCTCGGCAGGCGCAGCCACCGCAGGCGCAGCCGATCGGAAGCTCAGGTGCTCCACGGTGGTCGTGTCGGCCTTAATCGTCACCTTCGAGGAGGCGTGCACCGGGGTACCCTGCCCACCCGTAAGCGAAAGCACCACATCGTAGGTGCCGGTGGGCACCCACAGATCATAGTTGCCGCTCACATCGGTCATCAGCGTGTAGCTGCCTACCATCACCTTCACATAGCTCACCGGAGCGCCGGTGCGCTCATCGATGACCGTGCCAGTGATGTGGCCATAGCGCACCACCTCTTCCTTGCTATTGTTCTTCGATGTCGAAGTGGCGTGGGGCTTGGCGGTGGCCACCGTGGTGGCAACTGCCGTAGCCGCTGTGGTGGCTGTCGGGCGGGCCGTGGATGTGGGGATCAGCGTGGGGCGCGGCGAGGGCTGCAGCAGCGGGGCGCTCGCCGGAGCGCCGTTCGCCGCCGGGATGCCCAGGCTAAAGGCCAGGGCCAGCATCCCCCCAGCCAGGCCAAGAGTCGCAAATGTTTTTATCCGCATAGTGTCGATCTCCTTGCTTAGGATGTTGTAGTACATTCTGTGGCGATGCGAGGCAAGCCTCGCATCGCCGATGCTGCTCTACTGCTTCGGGTGCAGCGGTCGCTGCGGCAGCGATGTCGTGTCAGCGCTCTTCAGTCGCAGACCGCTCGCGCTCACGCTGATCCCCGAGATATCCGCTCGGTTATTCGACTCGTTGCTCTCAACGACAGCGCCTGTTTCCACACGCGTGCCATTCGTATCATCGCGGTTCCAGCTGTCGGCATACAGGTACGCGGTGGTGGTGCCTGCGGCCAAGGTGCCAATCCAGTTGCTATTCTGGGCAAAGTAGCTGCCCTCGTTCGAGGTGAGCGTGATGCTCGCCCCAGGCGCCAGGCCCTCCACATACCAGGCGAGGCCGTAGCACGGCTGCAGCAGCCCGCAGGTCTCGTTCCAGGGCAGGTTGGCCGCCGTCGGTGCAGCCGTCGGGTTCAGGTACAGGTCCACCCAGAAGCCGCCCGTCGTGGTCTGCCCATTGTTCGAGACCACCGCGCTAACCGCCACCGGATCACCAGCCTTTAGCGACATGGGCGTGATGGTGAACGCGGTCACCACCAGATCGGCCGGATCGGTCGCGCGGGCCAGCAGCGGCAGGTACAGCAGGTGGATCGGCGTGCCCACGCCCTTGCAGGTGAGGGTGTAGGATACCTCGGGCTGGGCCGGGTCGTTGGTGGTCAGGGTCAGCGTCGCCGTCAGATCACCCTCGGCCTGCGGGCCGCATGACACCACCAAGGTCGATCCAGCAGCGCCATCGGCGACAGTCAGCGGGAATGCCCCAGCGACGCTGAAGCTGCTAGCCTGCGCACCCGTCAGGGCGGTGGCAACCGATCCGCCCTTCAGGCCTACGATCAGATCTGCCGTACCCACCTCGCTGATCATCAGGTCGCTTGTCGCCGTGGTATTGGCGGCCACATCGCCGAAGGCGATCGTGCCACCCACAGCAGGCGACGAGGCAAAGCCTGCCGTGGGCGTAGCGGTGCCATTGCAGGTGATATTGTAGGACACCGAGGGCAGCGTGGGGTCGTTGGTCGTGTAGGTCAGCACCTGGCTGTAGGGGCCAGCGGCGGTCGGCGAACATGTCACCGCCACCTGCGCGCTCGCGCCTGCCGCCACCGTGTAGGCCGAGGCGGGCGTGACGCCAAAGGGTGCAGCCACCGTCTCGGCAGGGGCGCTCACATTCAGCGTTGCGCTGCCGGTGTTGTTGACCGTGATCACCACGGTGTTGGAGGAGCCGATCACGCTTGAGATCGTCAGCGCACCAGCGGCGGGCGAGGAGCCGTACTTCGGGGCAACGCCCACGCCGGTCAGCTGGATGAGGTCGGGCGAGCTGGCCGCGTTGGTCTCAACCGAGATCACACCCGTGCCCGCGCCCCCAACCGACGGCGTAAAGATCACGGTGATCGTGCACGATGCCCCAGCGGCCAGGGTGGCCGAACAGTCGCTGCTGACAGCGAAATCGGCATTGCTGGGCGGCACTAGGCCGGTGATCGAAAGCGTAGCATTGCCGCTATTGGTCAGAGTCACCGTCTTGGGCGGGCTGGCCACGCCGTAGGCCACCGAGCCGAAATCCAGCGAGGTCGGATTCAGCGTGACCGCCGGTGCCACCACAACGCCCTTGCCGGTGAGCGCTACGCCCACTGGCCGCGCGCTGGCGTTGCTATAGATCAGCGCCGAAAGATTAAAGTCGCCCGCCGAGGTCGGCGCGAATGTCACGGTGAAGGTGCAGCTCGATCCGGGGTTCAGCGTGAACGAGGTGCCGGTGCAGGTACCCGGTGTACCCTGGTAGGGGGCAGGGAAGGTCACATTCGTGACATTCAGCGGCGCGCCGCCGCTGCTGGTGATGGTAAATGTCTGGCTAGCGCTCACCGTATTCACGATCTGATCGCCAAAGGCCAGCGTTGTAGGGCTCAGCACAATCGCAGCATTCACACCAACACCAGCAAGATCCACGGTGTGGGGCGAGCCGCTCGCATCATCTGCGATGCTCAGTGTCGCGCTGCGTGCGCCCACCGCAGTGGGTTTGAAGGTGACATTGATCGTGCATGTCCCATGGGCTGCCACTGTCGCGCAGGTATTGGTCTGCGCGAAATCGCCAGGGTTGGTGCCAACAATCGTCACCGACGAGATGACCAGCGAGACATCGCTATCATTCGTCACGGTCACGCTCTGGGCGGTGGTAGTCTGGTTCAGGGTCTGCGTGCCGAAATCCAGCGAGTTTGTGCTCAGCAGCACGGCAGGGGCCGCGCCGGTGCCATCCAGAGTCACGGGCACCGAGGGGGTGTTGCTCGCATTGCTGACAATGGTGAGCGTACCCTGGGTGCGCGCACCAGTGCCGGTCGGGCGGAACGATACGCTGATCGTACACGACGCCCCCGCAGCAAGCGTGGCGCCACATGTCTTCGTCGAAGTAAACTCGGGGTTGCCGGTGATATTGGTCGAGGTGAAGGTCAGCACCGCATCGCCCGTGTTGGTGATGGTAACGACCTGGGCAGCGCTGGTCGTGTTCACCTTCTGGACACCAAACGTCAGAGCCGTAGGCGTCACCGAGATCGCCGGAGCGGTGCCCGTGCCGGTCAGGCTGATCTGCAGCGGGCTGGATGGCGCATCGCTCGGGACCGACAGCGTCGAGTTGATAGTACCTGTGGCCGGCGGGGTGAATGTGATACTTATTGTGCAGGTAGCGTTTACCGCCAGCGTCGCCCCATTACAGGTAGTGGAGGAAACCGCATAGCCAGCCGCGGAGAACGACCAAGACGAGGATGCCGACAGTACCACAGGCTGGGCACCGGTGTTCTTGAGGGTGACGGTTTTCGCCGCCGACGTGGTGCCCACGCGCTGGTTGCCGAAAGCAAGTGATGTGGGGGTGGCGGTCAGCTGTGGCGCCTGGATGGTGGTCACATCGGTCGCGGTGTTGGTGCCGCTCCCTGTCGTCACATCCACCTGCGATGTCAGCACCGTGCCATTATTGAGGCTCGGATCAATCTTGACCGTCACATAGAAGCGCGCCGTAGCGCCCGCAGCGATTGGCTGGGTGGTCCAGGTCAGATCTGCTGCGGTTGAGGCATCGGGCGCAGGCAGGGCACTTTGGAAGGTGATATTGGCCGGAAAAGTAAAAACAATAGAGGGTGTAACCGTGGGGCCTGAATTAACAATTTTGATCGTATACGTAATTTCCTGATTCGACACCGCAGTGGCGGTGTTATCAGAAAGGGTAACATCCAAGTTTGGGTCGGGGGCGGCCCAGGCAGAGTGGCTCAGGAAAAATGTGCTTAATAGCGCAATAATCGCGGCCCAGCGCCAGCGTGCTGAAAGCATTCCACGGAAGGGTGTGTTCATAGATGTGTCTTCCTCCAAGACAACATGTGACAGACGTGAGACCAGGACGGGGATGAAACGGCGAATGTCAGATCAAGGTATGGCCATTATGAATAGCCATCAAAACACATATGGGTTCCCCTAGTGCAGCAGGCTGTGACCGATACAGAGCCTCTATCTATTATTGTGCCATAACGTTACGGTATTACTAGTAGCAAGTTTAGCACAAATTGTAATCATTCCGACATATGCTCATTTTCCCATCTACCATTTTAACGTCTTATTTACTATTATGCGCCACCAAACCGACAGATCCCGCATACAGCCACCGGACCAATGTCTTATTGTTCCATAAAAACGCGGTTGTTACAATACAAAACGTTAGAAATACGGCACTACCGTATCTCAAACAGTCGCATCATAAGGATCATTGCCGTGTCGCACCTACCATCTCACACCACGCCGCGCAAGGTCATTCGTCCCTTCATACAGACCTGTATCCAATCCACACTGCTCTTTCTGCTGCT
This portion of the Chloroflexia bacterium SDU3-3 genome encodes:
- a CDS encoding ABC transporter substrate-binding protein: MRLMMLRLSRMIGTAFLLVAVLVTAARLLGAPLGSGLAGVPIEPKREPVVLTLWYSTEKEQWLQAAIAQFAATAPTVDGRPIQVNLVGLGSNEIVERVAAQSWGAGAAPAAISPASQTQIDLLRARAGDVVLGGADAPQPLVVTPLVLVAWADRASALWPSGLPRQGFWQGFHDALLDDKGWKAHGGKEAWGLIKFGHTSPASSNSGMQTLALLSYGCHGKVSGLTLADVQDAECQAWVSDLERTVPDFAESTGAFMTDMVRFGPGKYDMATVYENVALEQSAVAKGRGSSLKILYLPATLLSDHPFAILSGAWVAPEQQQAARALRSYLLSELVQQLALRSGFRPSNSSVSIGQGGADNPFVSAKDSGVQIDLGPQAELPKAEVLQALVDAWTRQFGR
- a CDS encoding thiolase family protein gives rise to the protein MHDQDVVIVSAARTPIGKFQGAYKDMSATALGGHAVRAAVARAGVDAALVDECIMGNVVSAGLGQAPARQAALAGGLPDSVSTMGVSKVCGSGLKAVMLATALIRAGDAQVAVAGGMENMSRGPYLLPQGRSGYRLGHGEILDATVHDGLWCSFENHHMGLSAEWIASAQDVSREAQDAYAFESHRRAIAAQDAGLFNDEIAPVEIALGRGKTATVSADEPPRRDTSMEALAKLRPSFTSDGTVTAGNAPGITDGAAALVLMSGAKARDLGLQPLARVMGTAQAGVKPLEIFTAPPFAVRRLLEKTGTTVDDYDLFELNEAFAAQSVANARALNLDVDRLNVHGGAIALGHPIGASGARVLVTLIYALRQRGGQRGIASLCIGGGEAVALAVELM
- a CDS encoding carboxypeptidase-like regulatory domain-containing protein, which encodes MRIKTFATLGLAGGMLALAFSLGIPAANGAPASAPLLQPSPRPTLIPTSTARPTATTAATAVATTVATAKPHATSTSKNNSKEEVVRYGHITGTVIDERTGAPVSYVKVMVGSYTLMTDVSGNYDLWVPTGTYDVVLSLTGGQGTPVHASSKVTIKADTTTVEHLSFRSAAPAVAAPAEIAPVVAPDTAVAPVVVEAPVAEAPAKAPTLTAKESPERLPTTGEGDSLPMMVMWVAVVLVLMGGLLAIPPVRLALVPMFGASHTNKAADERLLSRLIGAKSAKTDEEDRAFLDDLLK
- a CDS encoding choice-of-anchor D domain-containing protein produces the protein MNTPFRGMLSARWRWAAIIALLSTFFLSHSAWAAPDPNLDVTLSDNTATAVSNQEITYTIKIVNSGPTVTPSIVFTFPANITFQSALPAPDASTAADLTWTTQPIAAGATARFYVTVKIDPSLNNGTVLTSQVDVTTGSGTNTATDVTTIQAPQLTATPTSLAFGNQRVGTTSAAKTVTLKNTGAQPVVLSASSSWSFSAAGYAVSSTTCNGATLAVNATCTISITFTPPATGTINSTLSVPSDAPSSPLQISLTGTGTAPAISVTPTALTFGVQKVNTTSAAQVVTITNTGDAVLTFTSTNITGNPEFTSTKTCGATLAAGASCTISVSFRPTGTGARTQGTLTIVSNASNTPSVPVTLDGTGAAPAVLLSTNSLDFGTQTLNQTTTAQSVTVTNDSDVSLVISSVTIVGTNPGDFAQTNTCATVAAHGTCTINVTFKPTAVGARSATLSIADDASGSPHTVDLAGVGVNAAIVLSPTTLAFGDQIVNTVSASQTFTITSSGGAPLNVTNVTFPAPYQGTPGTCTGTSFTLNPGSSCTFTVTFAPTSAGDFNLSALIYSNASARPVGVALTGKGVVVAPAVTLNPTSLDFGSVAYGVASPPKTVTLTNSGNATLSITGLVPPSNADFAVSSDCSATLAAGASCTITVIFTPSVGGAGTGVISVETNAASSPDLIQLTGVGVAPKYGSSPAAGALTISSVIGSSNTVVITVNNTGSATLNVSAPAETVAAPFGVTPASAYTVAAGASAQVAVTCSPTAAGPYSQVLTYTTNDPTLPSVSYNITCNGTATPTAGFASSPAVGGTIAFGDVAANTTATSDLMISEVGTADLIVGLKGGSVATALTGAQASSFSVAGAFPLTVADGAAGSTLVVSCGPQAEGDLTATLTLTTNDPAQPEVSYTLTCKGVGTPIHLLYLPLLARATDPADLVVTAFTITPMSLKAGDPVAVSAVVSNNGQTTTGGFWVDLYLNPTAAPTAANLPWNETCGLLQPCYGLAWYVEGLAPGASITLTSNEGSYFAQNSNWIGTLAAGTTTAYLYADSWNRDDTNGTRVETGAVVESNESNNRADISGISVSASGLRLKSADTTSLPQRPLHPKQ